The following proteins are encoded in a genomic region of Sorangiineae bacterium MSr12523:
- a CDS encoding (Fe-S)-binding protein has protein sequence MTVLLVVAFGAFAIAAGRRWLLLRTGRSADRFDRLGDRVKAVWRYAFVQEKMDYYQPAGIAHKLIFIGFVVLLLRTLILWGRGFSPSWNLLVLAPWMPLGKVYEFMKDTVGLMVITGVCIFFYYRVIRPMKRTTLSTEGLVILGIIFTMMVADMVYDGAAFVLAERDTSLCGITGHELVSADQCKAIATIVAPYGDEGHVGWSPFPSPAGTFFAMLFQGLSPTLLIVLAHAGFWIHSALVLLFLNLLPHSKHFHVITAIPNVFFRDLAPAGRLPLISATLPTPAPAADAPSTEGAAEGATEAAPPEKKPYSETLMELVGAAGESEDPTALPIGVGRIEHFSWKAILDFYTCTECGRCSDNCPAHRTGKVLSPKHLTLDLRNHLYSREKEFIHQKKENSSPEPKKEDASSQPNAEGAAEATKTANGVQAIDLVSNIIHPDVLWGCTTCRACEEQCPVMISYVDKIVDMRRNLVLVKGEFPHELQKPFQGMEVNGNPWNLSRMDRAGWAEGLEIPTFAERPNTPVLFWVGCAASYDDRAKKIARATARLLKKAGVDFAILAEEENCTGDPARRAGNEFLFAMLAETNAAVLNGYKEQGGIRQIVTTCPHCFNTLKNEYPDFDAKFEVVHHTDYLLGLLAQKKLDPQNPVTGRVVYHDSCYLGRYNGIFDSPRDILRAIPGVELVEAEYWTRQRGLCCGAGGAQMFMEEQNQNRVNVKRTLQLVDAVKQGTVASACPFCMTMLTDGLKSQNLEERYTTMDVAELLDRSCEETAIALPPTELPAVDLSIASNVDGEVNAPPPPGE, from the coding sequence ATGACAGTGTTGCTGGTGGTGGCGTTCGGAGCATTCGCCATCGCGGCCGGGCGCAGGTGGCTTCTACTTCGAACCGGGCGTTCTGCGGACCGCTTCGATCGCCTGGGCGATCGGGTGAAGGCGGTGTGGCGGTACGCCTTCGTTCAAGAGAAGATGGATTATTACCAGCCCGCTGGCATCGCCCACAAGCTGATCTTCATCGGCTTCGTGGTCCTGCTGCTGCGCACCTTGATCCTCTGGGGTCGCGGCTTCAGCCCCTCGTGGAACCTGTTGGTGCTGGCGCCGTGGATGCCGCTCGGCAAGGTCTACGAGTTCATGAAGGACACCGTGGGCCTCATGGTCATCACGGGCGTCTGCATCTTCTTCTACTACCGCGTGATCCGCCCGATGAAGCGGACCACCTTGAGCACGGAAGGCCTGGTCATCCTCGGGATCATCTTCACGATGATGGTCGCCGACATGGTTTACGACGGTGCCGCGTTCGTGCTCGCCGAGCGTGACACCTCGCTTTGCGGCATCACCGGGCACGAGCTCGTCTCGGCCGACCAGTGCAAGGCTATCGCCACCATCGTCGCGCCGTACGGGGACGAGGGCCACGTCGGCTGGTCGCCGTTCCCTTCGCCGGCGGGCACCTTCTTCGCGATGCTTTTCCAGGGGCTTTCGCCCACCTTGCTCATCGTGCTCGCGCACGCGGGCTTCTGGATCCACTCGGCGCTCGTTCTTCTCTTTTTGAACCTGCTGCCGCACTCGAAGCACTTCCACGTCATCACGGCGATCCCGAACGTCTTCTTCCGCGATCTCGCGCCGGCGGGCCGCCTTCCTCTGATCTCGGCGACGTTGCCGACCCCCGCGCCCGCGGCCGACGCTCCCTCGACGGAAGGGGCGGCAGAAGGTGCGACCGAGGCTGCACCGCCCGAGAAAAAGCCCTATTCCGAGACGCTCATGGAACTCGTGGGCGCCGCCGGCGAGTCCGAGGATCCCACCGCGCTTCCCATCGGCGTGGGACGCATCGAGCACTTCTCGTGGAAGGCGATTCTCGACTTCTACACCTGCACCGAGTGCGGCCGCTGCTCCGACAACTGCCCCGCGCACCGCACGGGCAAGGTCCTGAGCCCGAAGCACCTGACCCTCGATCTGCGCAATCATCTGTATTCGCGCGAGAAAGAGTTCATTCACCAGAAAAAGGAAAACTCTTCTCCCGAGCCGAAGAAGGAGGATGCATCTTCGCAGCCGAACGCCGAAGGCGCTGCCGAGGCGACGAAGACGGCGAACGGAGTCCAGGCGATCGACCTCGTGTCGAACATCATCCACCCCGACGTGCTCTGGGGCTGCACCACCTGCCGCGCCTGCGAAGAGCAGTGCCCGGTGATGATCTCGTACGTCGACAAGATCGTCGATATGCGGCGCAACCTCGTGCTCGTCAAAGGCGAGTTCCCGCACGAACTCCAGAAGCCGTTCCAGGGCATGGAGGTGAACGGCAACCCGTGGAACCTCTCGCGCATGGATCGCGCAGGCTGGGCGGAAGGCCTGGAAATTCCCACGTTCGCGGAGCGGCCGAACACACCGGTGCTCTTCTGGGTCGGCTGCGCGGCGAGCTACGACGACCGCGCGAAGAAGATTGCGCGCGCGACGGCGCGGCTGTTGAAGAAGGCCGGGGTCGACTTCGCGATTCTCGCCGAGGAGGAGAACTGCACGGGCGATCCGGCGCGGCGTGCGGGCAACGAGTTCCTCTTTGCGATGCTCGCAGAGACGAACGCCGCGGTGCTCAACGGCTACAAGGAGCAGGGCGGCATCCGGCAGATCGTGACGACGTGCCCGCACTGCTTCAACACGTTGAAGAACGAGTACCCGGACTTCGACGCCAAGTTCGAAGTCGTTCACCACACCGACTACCTGCTCGGGCTCTTGGCGCAGAAGAAGCTCGACCCGCAGAATCCCGTGACGGGGCGCGTCGTGTACCACGACAGCTGCTACCTCGGTCGCTACAACGGCATCTTCGACTCGCCGCGGGACATCCTTCGCGCCATTCCTGGGGTCGAGCTGGTCGAGGCGGAATATTGGACCCGGCAGCGCGGTCTTTGCTGCGGAGCCGGTGGCGCGCAAATGTTCATGGAGGAGCAGAATCAAAACCGCGTGAACGTGAAGCGCACCTTGCAGCTGGTGGATGCGGTGAAACAAGGCACCGTGGCCAGCGCGTGCCCGTTCTGCATGACCATGCTCACCGACGGCCTCAAGAGCCAGAACCTCGAAGAGCGCTATACGACCATGGACGTGGCCGAGCTTCTCGACCGAAGCTGCGAGGAAACGGCCATTGCCTTGCCGCCGACCGAGCTTCCCGCGGTCGACTTGTCCATCGCGTCCAACGTCGATGGAGAGGTCAACGCGCCGCCGCCCCCGGGTGAGTGA